One Methanobacterium formicicum DSM 3637 genomic window, TACTGCCATCACTCCAGCCTGTATGGGGTCAGTTACCACCAAATCTGCCTTTTCAGTTACACTGCCGGGCATGTTGAGGCTGATTACTATGACTTCATGGTCTTTTTTTATTTTATCTATGGCCTCGGTGATCTTCCCTCCCATGAGAGAACCGGCAAGAACCAGGGCTCCTACTCTTGGCAGTCGTCCCACTGCAGATACTGCTTCGGATAGGTCTTCTTCACCTACCAGGGGTATGGTATCCACACTGATGTGTTCTCCCCTGATGTTATGACGGTCAGCCTCGGTGATGGCACCCTGGGCCACCATGGCTACCTGTGCACCGCCACCAATGATGATAATTCTTTTACCATAAACATCCTGAAGTGTGGGGCATTCTTCAACACTTCTAACTGCTTCTACCTTTCTAATATTCTCTATTAACCTACTCACGTTCTTAACTGCCTCTAACTCCAGATAAAGTGATGCATGGTCTTTGTCCTCGACAAATAGGTGGGTGTAGGTTATATTAATCCCACATATGGCAGTTAATTCTGTAATGTCTCGCAAGACTCCTGGCTGGTTAACAGCCCTGATATTTATGGCAATTTCATCCATTACTGATTATCTCCTGAAAATGACTCCAAAAATCTTATTGCTTAAAAAATTCCTATTTCTTAATCTAACCTACTTTCTAAATTAAACTATCGATTATGGTATTAAGTGACAATTTACAACTCCTGGCAGTGGGGACAGATGTATGAAGATGTGCTTCCGGTTTTAATCTTTTCAATGGTGCCACCACACTTAGGGCAGGGCTCACCCTCTTTATAAGCTACCAGGAAGTAATCCCGATCAAATCCATTGTTCTGACCATAGAAATCTTTTTCATAGGCCAGTCCACCTATTTCAATGGCATTTTTAAGGTTTTCCTGGATCATGTCATGTAACTTGTCAACTTTACAGGTTTCCAGAGTGTTTGCTACCTTTTTAGGATGTATTTTTGCCCGGAAGAGAATATCATGGATGTATACATTCCCTATGCCCCCGATTTTCTTCTGGTTCAGGATGAGGTTTTTAATCTGGGAGCGTGCCCCGCATAGTTCCCTGAAGTGTTCGGTGGTGAATTCCGCATCCAAGGGTGAAATTGCAATATCTTTGGTGGCTTTATGCTGGGGTAATTCCTCATCCTGCAGGAGTTCTGCCCGTCCTATCCACCAGAATTTACATGAAAAGGAGGATCCATCGGTAAACTGAAAAAGACACTGGTATTCCTCTGGTAAATCCGCACCAGGTTCATGGTAGAGAATGTCGGCACCCATACCCAAATTCAGCAGTAGATGATAATCATCAGATAACTGGATGAAAATCCATTTACCTTTGTTGTAAACCTTAATTACCTTTTTACCCTTGATTTTCTGAATAAATTCGTCTGCGGTCAGGTTTAAAGATTTTTCTTGGCGAAGTTCGCCCTGCTGAAACTCTTTTGATGATAGTTCCTTATCCATCTGTCCAGCCAGTATAATGAGTTCTGGTAGCTCTGCCATTATTCACATCCCCCAATCCATATCAATACCATAGATCCATTTTCAATAATGTTCAATAATAATATGTCATGTTTTTATTAATAAAGTAGAAAAAGTAAAGTAGGAAAAAATTTAAGGATTAGAATGTGCTGAAGACTTCTTTAGCAGTATTTATACCATTTATAGCTGCAGGGAACCCAGCATAAACCACCATGAGAATGATGGTTTCAATTATCTCTTTTCTGGTTAAACCTACGTTTAAACCTGCCCTGATGTGGAAGGCCAGTTGTGGTTGTGCTGTGCCCATGCAGGTGAGGGCAGCGATTGTGGCAATTTGTCTGAGTTTAGGGTCCAGATTCTTTCTACTGTAGATATCTCCGTATCCAAATGCAACCACAAATTCGGTTAGGTCCGGAGCTATATCCTGGAAGTTCTCCTTTAAAACATTCACCTGATTATCATCCAGCTTTCCTAGCCATTTTGCACCCTGGCTAAAACGATCCCCCTCCTGTTTTTCAGTTACTGGCTGGAAATCAATATTTTTCTCCTGTAGAACTTCCTTAAGGGCGTTGATCCCATTTATAGCACTGGGAAATCCACTGTAGGATGACATTTGCAGGATAACTTCCACCAGTTCTTCTGTAGAAACACCCACATTCAGTGCCCCATTGATGTGGACCTTTAATTGTGGAGTAGCGTTACCCATGGCAGTTAATCCTGCCACCACTGCAATTTCCTTTTCTTTCAGGGTGGTTCCCGTTCTACAGTAGATGTCTCCAAATGAAAATTCAATCACGTACTTGGACAGATCCGGTGCAATATCTTCTAAACTTTCAACCACTGCTTCTCCAGCTTCCCCATCAATTTCCTTAAGTTTTTCCCAGCCTCGGTTATACCGTTCCATGTTAAACCACTCCTTATCTTTATTAGTCACTTTAACTTTAAAATTTAAAATTAATCCAAATAAATAAATCCAAAACTAATCATCAGTCACTGATTTGACATGTTTCATGATTAATACCCTGATTTTTTGCCAGTTATTTCTTCTACTTCCACTCTTATCACCAGTACCTTGTTCAGGGATTGTTCAGAGTATTCAAATAATTGTTCATCAGATTCAATTGATTCTTGAGAATATTTAGCCATTATTATATCCATGGCTTCCTTTTTTCCCTGAAGGTCATCTATTAAATGGGCCTTACCCGAACCAATTACACTCAGATATTTCATTCCCCAGTTACACGGATTTTCGGATCTCACCATCTGGGTTTTGATGTCCATCTGGAAGCAAATGTTGTTATTCTCCTTCAAAATATCGATCTTACGCCCTCTCGTTGCAGAGTGAAGATATAACCGATTTTCACTGTAAGCGAAGTTCATGGGTACCAAGTAAGGCTCTTCACCATCACATAAAGCTATCCTGCATACCTCAGATTGGTTTAATATTTTATGGAGGATTTGCGGATCTTTAATCTCCTTATCACTTCTTCTCATGTTTTTTTCCTCTTTATATGCACATATTTGGATAATAATGTGTTTAAAGATTATTATTTTGATTTTTTAGTTTTTGAACCCTTGATATTGAGATAAAGTTTCCAAATTGTTCATATAACAACAAAGATTATATGCTAGTCTGATCTACCACTAACGGTTATATTAAATTGAGGGTAAGGGGTTACATGCAACAAATTCACCGCTTGAGTAGAAGAGAAGTTAAGACTATACTGCACCATACCGGGAATGTGTGCATACTGCTGGCAGCCGCAATGTTAATTCCCATATTAATCACTTTTATTTATAATGAACCGAAATATATAACTCCTTTTCTTTATTCTGCCATTATAAGCATGATTATTGGTTTTCTTCTGGTGAAACTGTTTAAAGTTGAAATTAAAATGACACTGAAAAGTGCCATGATCTTCTCCACCATCATATGGCTTATTGCCTGTGCACTGGGAGCTTTACCCTACTATCTTTCCGGGGATTTATCTTATCTTAACTCTTATTTTGAGGCCATGTCTGGATTTACAACCACCGGTTTCAGCATGTACTCCAACCTGGATGCAGTTTCATATACCATGAATTTTTGGAGGGCTTTTACCCAGTGGATTGGTGGTCTTGGAATCATATTCCTTCTTCTTGCACTTTTAAGATCCACCGGTGCTGATGTGATGCGCCTTTACCTGGCAGAAGGCCGAGAAGAAAGAGTTGTACCCAGTATTAAGCATTCCACCAGAATTATTGTTTACATATACCTTTTGTTCACTGGAATCGGAATTCTCCTATTTTTAGCCGCAGGAATGCCACTGTTTGACTCTGTATTCCACACCTTCGTTTCTTTATCCACCGGAGGGTTTGGAATGCATAACTCCAGTATCCTGTTCTACAACAGCTTCTGGATAGAACTGGTAGCCATGATCGTGATGATGATCGGTGCCACCAACTTTGCCCTGCACTACACTGTCCTTAAAGGGAACTGGAGGGAATACTTTAAAGATATAGAAACAAAGGTGGCTTTTGGTCTTATAATAATTTCCACGGCCCTGGTGACCTTCATGCTCTATAACAATCAGGTTTACGGGAATGATTTCCTACTTAACTTGAGGTTCAGCCTTTTCCAGGTGGTTTCAGCCGTGACCACCACCGGACTGCAAACCGCTTTCTATCCGGACATATTGAGTAAGTGGATTGGTCTGGGTACCTTCCTCATGACCATACTAATGATCATTGGTGCCGGATCCCTATCTACCGGTGGGGGTATTAAGTGGCTCAGAGTGGGAATACTTCTTAAAGGAATATCTTGGCAGGTGAAATCATTCATATTACCAGGTAAAGCAGTTATGGCCAAAAAATTACACCACGTGACTGAACTGCAGATAACTGATGATGTTTTAAGATTAACCGGGGCATTTCTATCCACCTACCTGGTGGTATACATTGTAAGTGTAATCATCGTCCTGATTTACTATCCCGATATTT contains:
- a CDS encoding DUF5612 domain-containing protein, with product MDEIAINIRAVNQPGVLRDITELTAICGINITYTHLFVEDKDHASLYLELEAVKNVSRLIENIRKVEAVRSVEECPTLQDVYGKRIIIIGGGAQVAMVAQGAITEADRHNIRGEHISVDTIPLVGEEDLSEAVSAVGRLPRVGALVLAGSLMGGKITEAIDKIKKDHEVIVISLNMPGSVTEKADLVVTDPIQAGVMAVMSVADTAIFDIKRLGQKRF
- a CDS encoding DNA-formamidopyrimidine glycosylase family protein; the encoded protein is MAELPELIILAGQMDKELSSKEFQQGELRQEKSLNLTADEFIQKIKGKKVIKVYNKGKWIFIQLSDDYHLLLNLGMGADILYHEPGADLPEEYQCLFQFTDGSSFSCKFWWIGRAELLQDEELPQHKATKDIAISPLDAEFTTEHFRELCGARSQIKNLILNQKKIGGIGNVYIHDILFRAKIHPKKVANTLETCKVDKLHDMIQENLKNAIEIGGLAYEKDFYGQNNGFDRDYFLVAYKEGEPCPKCGGTIEKIKTGSTSSYICPHCQEL
- a CDS encoding carboxymuconolactone decarboxylase family protein codes for the protein MERYNRGWEKLKEIDGEAGEAVVESLEDIAPDLSKYVIEFSFGDIYCRTGTTLKEKEIAVVAGLTAMGNATPQLKVHINGALNVGVSTEELVEVILQMSSYSGFPSAINGINALKEVLQEKNIDFQPVTEKQEGDRFSQGAKWLGKLDDNQVNVLKENFQDIAPDLTEFVVAFGYGDIYSRKNLDPKLRQIATIAALTCMGTAQPQLAFHIRAGLNVGLTRKEIIETIILMVVYAGFPAAINGINTAKEVFSTF
- a CDS encoding pyridoxamine 5'-phosphate oxidase family protein, whose protein sequence is MRRSDKEIKDPQILHKILNQSEVCRIALCDGEEPYLVPMNFAYSENRLYLHSATRGRKIDILKENNNICFQMDIKTQMVRSENPCNWGMKYLSVIGSGKAHLIDDLQGKKEAMDIIMAKYSQESIESDEQLFEYSEQSLNKVLVIRVEVEEITGKKSGY
- a CDS encoding TrkH family potassium uptake protein; the encoded protein is MQQIHRLSRREVKTILHHTGNVCILLAAAMLIPILITFIYNEPKYITPFLYSAIISMIIGFLLVKLFKVEIKMTLKSAMIFSTIIWLIACALGALPYYLSGDLSYLNSYFEAMSGFTTTGFSMYSNLDAVSYTMNFWRAFTQWIGGLGIIFLLLALLRSTGADVMRLYLAEGREERVVPSIKHSTRIIVYIYLLFTGIGILLFLAAGMPLFDSVFHTFVSLSTGGFGMHNSSILFYNSFWIELVAMIVMMIGATNFALHYTVLKGNWREYFKDIETKVAFGLIIISTALVTFMLYNNQVYGNDFLLNLRFSLFQVVSAVTTTGLQTAFYPDILSKWIGLGTFLMTILMIIGAGSLSTGGGIKWLRVGILLKGISWQVKSFILPGKAVMAKKLHHVTELQITDDVLRLTGAFLSTYLVVYIVSVIIVLIYYPDISRVIFEVASALSNVGLSSGIMTPDSPVLVKIVFIIDFWMGRLEIWPVLLLIAITINNVVRRR